CGAAACACCCCTGCCGCGGCAGCGTTGGGGAAGCCGTAGCCGAAATGGCGCTCGCGATCGACGTGCCGGCCCACCTCCCGCTGCAGGGCGAGCGCCGGCCCGAGTGTGCGATGCGCCGGCGCGACGGCGAAATCTCCGTACATCGCGGCGCCCAGCGGGCCGGCCGCCGTCCGGAAGCGCCGCGGCACCAGGCCGGCGCACCCCACGAGGTCCGCGGTGCGCTCGAGCAGGGCGTAGACCGCCCCGCGACCCGCCGGATTGTCCTGGTAGAGCCACCGGAAGCGTGCCGCGAGGTCGCCGTGGATGGCCAGGCTGTCGCGCCAGAGGCCTTCGAGGGATGGGTCCAGGCGATCGCCCTCCCAGGCCGCGACCTGGTACGTCATGGGGTGACGGTGGCCGGCGCCGCCCCGCGCTCGGCCAGGGAGGCCTTGTCCACCTTGCCGTTGGGCGTCCGGGGCAGGGAAGCCACGATGATCACCTGCCTGGGCACCATGAACGTCTCCAGGTGGGCGGCGCAATGCTTGAGCACGTCCCGATCGGTCGGTGGAGCGCTTCCTGGCCGCAGCACCACGAAGGCGGCGACGGCCTGGCCCAGCACCGGGTCCGGCATGCCCAGCACGGCCGCGTCCAGGATCCCGGGATGCTTGCAGAGCACGTCCTCGACCTCCCGCGGGCTGACTTTCTCCCCGCGGCTCTTGATGATGTCGTCCTTGCGTCCGACGAAGTACAGGAAGCCCTCGGCGTCGGTGCGGAAGACGTCGCCCGAGTGCAGCACGAGTTCCCCCGGAATGGCTCCGGCCTTGAGCCGTTCGGCGGTCTCGGCGGGCTTGCGCCAGTAGCCGCGCATCACGTTGCTGCCGCGGATCACCAGTTCGCCGGTGCTGCCCGGAGGCAGGCGGTTCCCGGCCTCGTCCACCAGGTACACCTCTTCGTTGGGCATGCCGCGCCCGACGCTGGTCGGCCGGCGATCCAGTTCCTCGGGCGGGAGGTAGGTGACGCGCTTGCACTCGGTGAGGCCGTACATCGAGAAGAGGCGGGCCTGCGGGAAGCGGTCGCGGATCTCGCGGATGCGGGCCTCGGGCAGGGCGGCGGCGGTGTTCGTCACGATGCGCAGCGCGCCCATGTCGTACCGCGACAGGTCGCTCTGCGAGAGCAACATGGCGAAGAGGGTCGGGACGCCCGGGAAGACCGTGACGCGGTGCTCGGCCATGGTGTCGAGCAAGGCGACGGGGTAGGCGAACGATGCCTCCAGGACCACGGTCGCGCCGAGGGCGAGCGCCATCAGCACCTGGTAGAGGCCGTAGTCGAAGGACAGCGGGAGCGCGCAGAGGATGACGTCGTGCGCTTCCAGGCCCAGGTACGTGGAGATCGATCGGCGAGCCGAGAGCATGTTGAGGTGCGTCAACATGACCCCTTTCGGCTCGCCGGTGGATCCCGACGTGTAGATGATGGCGGCGAGATCCTGGTCGATGCAAGGCGAGGCGACGTGGCCGTCCGCCCGCGCCTCGACCCAGGGGATCGCCCGCGCGCCCGACCGCGTCCCGACCTCGATCACGGCCGAGAGCGACGCGCACCCGTCTGCCGCCTCGCGCCACTCGCCGGCCAGGGAGCCGTGGGCGATCAGGCACGCCGGTTCGGCGTCGCCCAGCAGGTAGCGGATCTTGGCCGCCTTGGTGGACGGCCCGATCGGCATGAACACGGCGCCGGCCTTCTGCGCCGCGAGCAGGCCCACGACCATCTCGACGCAGTTGGGCAGCAGGAGCGCCACCCGATCGCCGCGCCCGACTCCCCTGGCGACCATGAAAGCCGCGAGGCGATCGGCCGACTCGGCCAGTTCGCCGTAGGTGATCCGCGACGGGCCGCAGGCGAGCGCGGTGCGGTCGGGATGCTGCGAAGAGACCTTCTCGAAGTCGTGATGGAGCAGCACGGTTGAATCCTCCTAGGCGGCCGTGACGGCGCCGGGTGTGGAGCGGCAGAACGATTCGGCGAGCAGCAGCGTGCTCAAGATGCCGGTGAAGGCCATGTTGTCGGCGAAGCCGATCGCCTCGCCGCGGCGGCACTTCTCGAGCAACCGCAGCGTGGGTTCGGGATCGAACAGCCCCCCCGCCGCGAGGTGCGCGGGACTCATGAACTCCCGCACGAGCGCGGTCGGTTCGGAACCCGCGAAGAAGCTCAGGCTGTCGGGTGCGCGGTAGGGTTGCTTGGGGCGCGCCGCGATTTGCCGCGGCAGCAACGGCGCGAGCGCCCGCCGCAGCAGGAACTTCTCTCCCAGGCCGCTGAGCTTGAGGCGTGGCGGCAGGGCGGCGGCGAAGGCGATGACGCGGTGATCGAGATACGGATGGCGGGCCTCCACCGAATGCGCCATCGCCGGTCGGTCTCCCTGGGCGGCCAGAAGATAGCTCGAGAGCAGCGTGTGGGCCTCGAGATACTGGTCCTGGCAGAGCGGTTCCCAGGTCGCGAAGGCGGCCGGCAGGCGAGCGATCAGCGATTCGACGGGATCCCAGCCCGCCAGCTCGGCTTGCGCCTCGCGCGAGAAGAAGCGCCATAGCCTTCGCGTCGTGGTCCAGCGGGGCAGGTGCCCGAAGCCCGGCTGCCGCGGATCCTCGAAGCCGAGGCGGAAGAACTGCATGGCGAACGCCCGCGCCGCGGTCGGCGAGTGCGCCAGGTAGGGGTACAGCCGATCGAGCAGGGCGGGCCGCAGCGCGGACTCCGGCCGGCGCGCCCAGAAGCGGCGGATCCGCGCCTCCTTGAAGAGGTCGTAGCCACCGAACACCTCGTCGGCGCCCTCGCCTGTCAGGACCACCTTGTAGCCGGCCTCGCGCACGTGGCCGGCCAGCAGCATGAGGGGGACGCATGCGGTTCGCACCAGGGGTGTCTCGGCGTGCCACACCGCGCGCGGGAACGCCGCGCCGATGTCGGCCTTGCGGCAATCGATCCGCGTGTGGCGGCTGCCCAGGTGGCGCACCATCTCGGCCTGCTGCGTGCTCTCGTCGAACTCCGCGTCCTCGAAGGCGATCGAGAACGTCCGCAGCGGCGTGTCCGACCGGAACCGCACCATGGCGGCGACCCCGGCCGAGTCGAGGCCACCGCTCAGGTAGGCGCCCACCGGCACGTCGCTCCTGAGCTGGATGCGCACGGCGTCTTCCAGCAGGGCGGCCAGTTCCTCGGCGTACGAGGCGGTCGCGCGCCCCGGATCGGCGGGCGGGGCGAAGTCCCAGTCCCAGTAGCGCCGCTGGCTGATGGCGCCGCTGTCGACATCGATCGCGAGCAGGTGGCCGGGAGGCAGGGAGGAGATCCCCTCGAAAGCGGTGGCGGGCGGCTGCACGGCCCAGAAAGTGAAGACTTCTGCCAGGCCCCGCAGCGACAGGCGGGCGCTGACGCCCCGCGCCGCCAGGAGGGCCTTGATCTCGGAGGCGAAGCACAGCCTGTCCGCCACGCGGGTGTAGTACAGCGGCCGGATGCCCACGCGATCGCGGGCCAGCACCAGGCGGCGCCGGGATCGGTCCCAGAGCGCCACGGCGAACTGCCCGCCCAGGGAATGGACGAAGTCCAGGCCGTCGCGGCGGTAGAGGTGCAGGAGGACCTCGGTGTCCGAGGAGGTGCGGAACACGCGGCCCTCGCGCTCCAGAGCCGCCCGCAACTCGACGAAGTTGAATACCTCCCCGTTGAAGGCCACCCACAGGTCGCCGTCCGGGCTGGCCATGGGCTGCTTGCCGCCCGCCAGATCGATGATCGCGAGCCGGGCATGGGCCAGGCCGACCCCCCGATCGAGGAAGATGCCGTCGTCGTCGGGCCCGCGGTGGCGCAGGCGCCCGATCATGGCGGCCAGCTCCCCGCGCGTCGGGCTGGAGCCGGCGCCGAGCGCCGCGATTCCGGCGATTCCGCACATCGTGTGGCGTCTCCTAGAGGGTCAAGGGCGAGGCGTGCAGGTAGGCGGCCGCGGTTCGCTTGGCGTCGATGTCCCGGTACACGAGTTCGGCCAGGGCTTCCGGCACGCCCATGCGAGCGGCGGCGGCCGCCGCCGGCAGGCCCTGGTCGTGCGCCCAGAGGGCCAGGTCCATGCGGTCGTAGGGCAGGCCGAAGAAGAACTCGTCCTGGCCTTGCGGCAGGCTGTAGGTGTCGGTGCTCGGCGGCGCGGAGCGGATCTCCGCCGGGACCCCCAGGTAAGCCGCCAGGGCGTACACCTGGGTCTTGAAGAGGTGGGCGATCGGCTTGACATCGGCGCTGCCGTCGCCATTCTTCACGAAGAAGCCGAGCGCGTACTCCAGGCGATTGGGCGTGCCCACGACCGCGTAGCGCAGGCGGTCGGCGTGGTGGTACTCGATCGCCTTGCGCACGCGCTGCTTGTAGTTCTGCGCCGCCACGACGCGCAGGAAGGTCTCGTGGGGCATGCGGGCCGCGTGCGTGAGCCCGGCGGGATCGCGCACGATGAGCTTGAAGAAGTTGATCCCGCCATCGAGGCCCCCCGCGATGGCTATCTTGCTGCGCCATCCCGCCGCGTGCCCGTCGTACGCGGGGAACAGCTCCCGAATGGCGCTGTCGCGCTCGCCGTAGCAGCCGAGGGCACCGAGGGCGCCGGTGATGTCCTGTGCGTGCGTCCGGACGCCGAACCGGGCGGCCACCGCCTCGGCCAGGCGCCTGCTCTCGGGCGAGCTCTCGCATTCGGGCAGCAGGAGCGCCAGGACCCGCTCCGGGCCGAGGGCGCCGGCCGCCAGGCCGAGGCAGACCGCGCTGTCCACCCCGCCCGAGACCGCGACGATCGCGCCCTTGCGCTTGAGCGTGCCGTTGACCGCGGCGCGCAGGGCCAGGCGCAGGCGTTCGGCCTCCGCGGCGCAGTCCAGGTCCAGCGGCGACGGTTCGATGGCGTGCTGCATCGCCGCGGCCCTAGGCGTGCCGCGCGCCGGCGCGCACCTTGCCGCCCACGAATGCGGCGATCGCGTCGAGGCTGTCGAGATTCTCGGGCCGCAACTCGTCGTCGGCCACGTGGATGGCGAAGCGCCCTTCCAGGAACGCCACCAGTTCCAGCACGCCGGTGGAGTCCAGGACCCCGATTCCGTGCAACGACGCGCCGTCCGGCACGTCGGCATCGGTCATGAGCAAGCTCTCGCGGATGAAGGCCTTGACCTGGTTCTTGATGTCTTGCATCGATCCCTCCTGCGGCTAACCAGACGACGATGGCAGGAGAGGGGCCAGGCAGGCACCGTCAGGGGCTGACGGAAAGTTCTGGCGAAAAGTTCAGGCGTTCTTGATCAGGATGCCGTGGAGGCGGTCGGCGATGTCCTCGGCGCTGTCGATGGCCTTCTCGACCACGTCGTAGACTTCCTTCCAGCGGATGACGTCGAGGGGGTCGGGCGGCGCGTCGAAGAGCTTCTCCAGGGCGGCCCGGTAGAGCTGATCGCCCTCGTTTTCCAGGCGGTTGATCTCGACCACCCGCTGCGAGATCTCGCTCGAATGGCGCCCCCGCATCTGCGGCACGGCGGACGCGATCTCCTCGCAGCAGCGCACCAGGATGCGCACCATGCCGATGAGCATCGCGGTGGGCTCCTTGATGCGGTAGATGAGCAGGTGATCGGCCACTTCCTCGATGCCGTCGACGATGTTGTCGAGGTCCATGGCCAGGGCGTGCAGGTCCTCGCGGTCGATGGGCGTCACGAAGGTACGGTTCAGGCGATCGAACACCTGGTGCGCGATGCGATCGCCGTCATGCTCCATCTGCCGGATGCGCTCGAACTTCTTGTCCAGGTCGCGGAAGTCCTCGACCATGTCGCGCAGCGCCCGCGCGGTGTCCAGGGCATTGGCGGCCGCCGCCTCCAGCAAATCGAAGAACGGTTCGGAGCGGGGTGCGAAATTGAGCATGACAGCCATAAGGCTACCAGAACCGCGCCGGCAGTTCTCGGAGGCGCGGAGGTTATACTTAGGTATGCGTAAGCCACTCCTGGGAATCGTCGCGGTAGCCATGCTCGCCCTCGCGGGTTGCGGGCCGCAGGAAAGCCGCTACGTCATCGAGATACGCCAGCCGCCGGCCAAGGTCTGGCCGTGGGTGACCGAACCCGACAAGCTCGAGCAGTGGATCGGCGGGGTCAAGGAAATCAAGCCCCTTACCGACGACAAGGTCCTGCGCGTCGGCGCCAGGGAGCAGATGATCCTCGAGATGCCCGAGGGCAGGTACGTGATGGAGTCCGAGGTCCTGGCGTTCGAGACCGCGCGGATGATCCGGGTCAAGGCCGTCGTCCCCGACGGCTTCGACCAGATCATCGAGTACACGCTCGACGACACGGGCGGTGCCACGCGCTTGACCTTCAGCAGCCAGACCACGCTGAAGCACTGGGTCGCGAACCTGCTGCTGCCGCTATGGTGGCCGGATGCCGAAAAGAAGCTGAACTCGGACCTCGCGCGGCTCAAGGCCCTGGCCGAAGCGTCCTGAGCGCTCCCATCTCGCCGTCCCGGGCCTGAAACTTAACTCGCGCGGGCGCCGCCTGCCACCGGAGATAATGAACAGTCCGGGACGTTGTGGAATCCCGCGACGGGGAGAGTCAGCTAGCGCTTCGACGCGAAGCCGCTGGCCTTTCGCAGGGCTTCGACGCGCGGCGCGCGGCTCTTCGGGCTGTCAAGGCTGAAAGCTCGGGCGTCGCCCAGGTCGTCCCGCACGAACGCTTCGGTCCGGGCGATCGCTTCGCGCATGCTGTCGGTCGGCGCCACGAAGCTCATCCAGACGATCTCCCCGGCCGCCTGGTCGAATTCCCAGAGGCCCACCAGTTGCCCGCGATCGAGGATCGCATGGTCGGGCAGGTCGACGACGAAGCCCGCGCCGCGCCCTTCGGCGGCCAGCAACGGGTGGGCCGCATGGGCGGGTTCGGTCAGCAGCGCCACGTCGCGGCGCAGCTGGTTCATCGCGTCGATGCCGCTGACCAGCGCGTATTGCGGCCTGGACGGGACCGCGAAATCCCGGAACGCGTCGCGGTCGTCGGGGAACACCAGGCGGTCGCTCCCGTCTTCGACGGGGACCAGGCCGAGCGGCTCGAGCGCCGCCTTGGCGGCCTTGACGCCGAGGCCCGAGAACCATTGGAACTCGGCGGGCGTCGCGGGACCGATCCAGCGGAAGTAGCGGCGAGCCAGCTCGCCGTGGCATTCGTCCAGGCTGAGCTTGCAGGTCGCGAGTGGATTGTCGGCCCAGCGGACGTAGCGGTAGCGCTGCTGATCCAGCCGGCCGTCCACCGGCACGCGGCGGATCTCGCCAAGACCCTGCAACCGGCCCAGCGCGGTCGGGAGCGTGGTCGTCATCCCCTTCTTCTTGCCGGCCTCGCCCAGGCTGCGGGCCGCGCCCCCGACCCGCTCCCGGATACCTTCGGGATCGAGTGCCTCGCCTGGCGCGAGCGCGCCCAGCACCGCGGCGCAGAGCGCGTCGATTTCCCTTTCGGTCACCCCGAGCTTGGCGATCGTGCGCATGTCCGCGTCGCTCTGCCCCAGCCGCAGCCCGAGCGCGAAGTCCGCGGCCGGCAGGACGTAGGTGCAGCCTCGGGCTGACGGCAACTCGTGGATTGCCAGCCGGGCGACGGCGCCATCGGCCTCGGCGCGAGGGGTGCCGCCGCGCGAGAACAGCGTCAGGTAGGGGCCCGCGCCGCCGACCGACCGAGCCCACCCCGATCGTGCCAGGATATCGGCTGGGGCCCCTCCCTGGAGACTGCCGTCGAGCCCTTGCCGGGCGGCCCACCAGGCCCTGAGCTTCCTGGAGTCTTCGGACGCGCTTGCCATGCCGAGCATGGTACCTAAATAAGCTCGCGGCGATCAGGGATGATTCGACCGGCGCCCTCGCGTGCTACGGATCCGCGTCTGGATCCCGGTCAACGCGAGATTCGACTAGAGCAGACGATCGAGAGCCGCCGAAGAGATGTAACCCAGCTCCACGATGACCTCCCGGAGGGGCTTGCGGCTGGCCCGCTGGTGCTCCAGGGCGATCGTCACCTGACCCATGGTGAGGTAGCCGTTCCGGACCAGAACCTGGCTGATACGTCCGCCCATCGTGCGATTCCCCCCGCCTCTCTTGCCGACTTTCCTGGTGTTATGTTCGGCGACCCCGCGGACAACTTTAGACCCGTGGCGAAAAAAACGATTCGCTCGCTGCCGCGCGGCGGCCCTGCTACCTCGAACCGGGCACGCCGGCCGGCAGCGGCCCGAAGTACTGGTAGAGATCGCAGCGGATCCGCCCGTTGTAGAGCTTGCGCTTCCTGGTCGCGACCCGGCCGAAATGCCGCTCGAAGTCCGGATGGCTCGTCAACACGAAGAAAGACCAGGTCTCCAGCCGCCCGAACGC
This genomic window from Candidatus Tanganyikabacteria bacterium contains:
- a CDS encoding acyl--CoA ligase, whose product is MLLHHDFEKVSSQHPDRTALACGPSRITYGELAESADRLAAFMVARGVGRGDRVALLLPNCVEMVVGLLAAQKAGAVFMPIGPSTKAAKIRYLLGDAEPACLIAHGSLAGEWREAADGCASLSAVIEVGTRSGARAIPWVEARADGHVASPCIDQDLAAIIYTSGSTGEPKGVMLTHLNMLSARRSISTYLGLEAHDVILCALPLSFDYGLYQVLMALALGATVVLEASFAYPVALLDTMAEHRVTVFPGVPTLFAMLLSQSDLSRYDMGALRIVTNTAAALPEARIREIRDRFPQARLFSMYGLTECKRVTYLPPEELDRRPTSVGRGMPNEEVYLVDEAGNRLPPGSTGELVIRGSNVMRGYWRKPAETAERLKAGAIPGELVLHSGDVFRTDAEGFLYFVGRKDDIIKSRGEKVSPREVEDVLCKHPGILDAAVLGMPDPVLGQAVAAFVVLRPGSAPPTDRDVLKHCAAHLETFMVPRQVIIVASLPRTPNGKVDKASLAERGAAPATVTP
- the asnB gene encoding asparagine synthase (glutamine-hydrolyzing), producing MCGIAGIAALGAGSSPTRGELAAMIGRLRHRGPDDDGIFLDRGVGLAHARLAIIDLAGGKQPMASPDGDLWVAFNGEVFNFVELRAALEREGRVFRTSSDTEVLLHLYRRDGLDFVHSLGGQFAVALWDRSRRRLVLARDRVGIRPLYYTRVADRLCFASEIKALLAARGVSARLSLRGLAEVFTFWAVQPPATAFEGISSLPPGHLLAIDVDSGAISQRRYWDWDFAPPADPGRATASYAEELAALLEDAVRIQLRSDVPVGAYLSGGLDSAGVAAMVRFRSDTPLRTFSIAFEDAEFDESTQQAEMVRHLGSRHTRIDCRKADIGAAFPRAVWHAETPLVRTACVPLMLLAGHVREAGYKVVLTGEGADEVFGGYDLFKEARIRRFWARRPESALRPALLDRLYPYLAHSPTAARAFAMQFFRLGFEDPRQPGFGHLPRWTTTRRLWRFFSREAQAELAGWDPVESLIARLPAAFATWEPLCQDQYLEAHTLLSSYLLAAQGDRPAMAHSVEARHPYLDHRVIAFAAALPPRLKLSGLGEKFLLRRALAPLLPRQIAARPKQPYRAPDSLSFFAGSEPTALVREFMSPAHLAAGGLFDPEPTLRLLEKCRRGEAIGFADNMAFTGILSTLLLAESFCRSTPGAVTAA
- the nadE gene encoding NAD(+) synthase, with protein sequence MQHAIEPSPLDLDCAAEAERLRLALRAAVNGTLKRKGAIVAVSGGVDSAVCLGLAAGALGPERVLALLLPECESSPESRRLAEAVAARFGVRTHAQDITGALGALGCYGERDSAIRELFPAYDGHAAGWRSKIAIAGGLDGGINFFKLIVRDPAGLTHAARMPHETFLRVVAAQNYKQRVRKAIEYHHADRLRYAVVGTPNRLEYALGFFVKNGDGSADVKPIAHLFKTQVYALAAYLGVPAEIRSAPPSTDTYSLPQGQDEFFFGLPYDRMDLALWAHDQGLPAAAAAARMGVPEALAELVYRDIDAKRTAAAYLHASPLTL
- a CDS encoding acyl carrier protein, encoding MQDIKNQVKAFIRESLLMTDADVPDGASLHGIGVLDSTGVLELVAFLEGRFAIHVADDELRPENLDSLDAIAAFVGGKVRAGARHA
- a CDS encoding DUF47 domain-containing protein; translated protein: MLNFAPRSEPFFDLLEAAAANALDTARALRDMVEDFRDLDKKFERIRQMEHDGDRIAHQVFDRLNRTFVTPIDREDLHALAMDLDNIVDGIEEVADHLLIYRIKEPTAMLIGMVRILVRCCEEIASAVPQMRGRHSSEISQRVVEINRLENEGDQLYRAALEKLFDAPPDPLDVIRWKEVYDVVEKAIDSAEDIADRLHGILIKNA
- a CDS encoding SRPBCC family protein, with amino-acid sequence MRKPLLGIVAVAMLALAGCGPQESRYVIEIRQPPAKVWPWVTEPDKLEQWIGGVKEIKPLTDDKVLRVGAREQMILEMPEGRYVMESEVLAFETARMIRVKAVVPDGFDQIIEYTLDDTGGATRLTFSSQTTLKHWVANLLLPLWWPDAEKKLNSDLARLKALAEAS
- a CDS encoding winged helix DNA-binding domain-containing protein, with the translated sequence MASASEDSRKLRAWWAARQGLDGSLQGGAPADILARSGWARSVGGAGPYLTLFSRGGTPRAEADGAVARLAIHELPSARGCTYVLPAADFALGLRLGQSDADMRTIAKLGVTEREIDALCAAVLGALAPGEALDPEGIRERVGGAARSLGEAGKKKGMTTTLPTALGRLQGLGEIRRVPVDGRLDQQRYRYVRWADNPLATCKLSLDECHGELARRYFRWIGPATPAEFQWFSGLGVKAAKAALEPLGLVPVEDGSDRLVFPDDRDAFRDFAVPSRPQYALVSGIDAMNQLRRDVALLTEPAHAAHPLLAAEGRGAGFVVDLPDHAILDRGQLVGLWEFDQAAGEIVWMSFVAPTDSMREAIARTEAFVRDDLGDARAFSLDSPKSRAPRVEALRKASGFASKR